One part of the Silurus meridionalis isolate SWU-2019-XX chromosome 26, ASM1480568v1, whole genome shotgun sequence genome encodes these proteins:
- the rs1a gene encoding retinoschisin 1a: MEYGAGKVFLFALLLSNEVSLRAHSQQEIEDNASWTTTACKCDCNAAEFGTETTPVMYDSIREMHCMPECPYHRPLGFEAGSVTPDQISCSNQDQYTGWFSSWIPNKARLNNQGFGCAWLSKYQDINQWLQIDLKEVKVVSGILTQGRCDADEWITKYSVQYRTNENLNWIYYKDQTGNNRVFYGNSDRSSSVQNLLRPPIVARYIRLIPLGWHTRIAIRMELLLCVKKCT, from the exons ATGGAATACGGAGCTGGGAAAGTTTTCCTCTTTGCCCTATTGCTGAGCAATGAAG TTTCTTTACGAGCCCATTCCCAGCAG GAGATCGAGGACAATGCAAGCTGGACAACGACGGCTTGCAAATGTGACTGCAACGCAGCCGAGTTCGGCACCGAGACCACCCCGGTCATGTACGACTCGATCCGTGAAATGCACTGCATGCCAG AATGCCCCTATCACAGACCCCTTGGCTTCGAGGCTGGATCAGTCACACCCGACCAAATCAGCTGCTCTAATCAAGATCAGTACACAGGTTGGTTTTCCTCATGGATCCCCAACAAGGCCAGACTCAACAACCAGGGCTTTGG gtGTGCCTGGTTATCCAAGTACCAGGACATCAACCAGTGGCTACAGATTGACCTGAAGGAAGTGAAAGTGGTGTCCGGCATCCTCACCCAAGGACGTTGCGATGCAGATGAGTGGATCACCAAGTACAGTGTGCAGTACCGCACCAACGAGAACCTCAATTGGATCTACTACAAAGATCAGACAGGAAACAACAGG GTATTTTATGGGAATTCCGATCGCTCTTCCTCGGTCCAGAACCTGCTCCGTCCTCCTATTGTGGCACGCTACATCCGCCTCATCCCTCTAGGCTGGCACACACGTATCGCTATCCGCATGGAGCTGCTTCTCTGCGTGAAGAAATGCACCTAA